In Paenibacillus protaetiae, the genomic stretch CGTCACGGGTCTGTCCGACTACGCGGAATTTCCCCTCGGACTCCAGCAGCACAAGCTCGGTATGTCCGCCCGAAGCGACAAGCGCCATGCACGGATAAACGATATCATGCACAAGCTGATTCGCATAAATATGCCCCGCAATATGATGCGTCCCGATCAGCGGAATCCGAAGCGCCATTGCCAGCGCTTTTGCCGCTACAACCCCAACGAGCAAGGCGCCGACAAGCCCTGGCCCTTGCGTAACAGCCACAGCCGACAAGCGATTCATCGGAATGCCCGATTCTGCAATCGCCTGCTCGATCATAAGCGTGATGATCTCTACATGCTTGCGGGAGGCGATTTCCGGCACCACGCCGCCAAAACGGCGGTGAACTTCAACCTGGCTCGACACTACGTTGGACAAAATCGTTTTGCCGTCTTGCACTACGGCAGCCGAAGTTTCGTCACAGCTTGTTTCAATCGCCAAAATATAGCTTGCTTCACCGTCAGCTTGAGTTGGATTAGATTTATTTATAAGTTGTTTTATACAATTATCGCTCACGTTCATTAACTCCTAAAGGTTGAAGCCTGCGCCAAAGCGCAAGCGAGAATGGTAGTAACAGGTTAAGCTATAATATTACGTTCCAGCTCCGCCCACATTATCAGCGCATCTTCGTTATTATCGGAATAATAACCCGGTCTTACGCCGGACGGCTCAAAGCCAAGCTTGCGATACAAATTTTGGGCGACCGTATTGGACACGCGAACTTCCAGCGTCATCCGTTCCGCACCGTAAAATACCGCTTTATGCTGAAGCTCCGACATAAGCAGCCTGCCGAAGCCTTGTCCGCGGCAATCGGAACGTATCGCTACATTCGTTACATGCGCTTCATCCACAATGACCCACATGCCGCCGTAGCCGATCAATTCTCCGCCAGACTCCATAACGATATACTTGGCGAACATGTTGTTCGTCAGCTCGTTGGTAAAAGCGTCCGATGTCCACGGCGTTGCAAAAGCTTCCTGCTCAATCTCCTCGACAGCCGGAATATCGGCAAGCACCATCGGCCGGAACAGAACATTCCGTTCCGCCCCCGTCATGGCTGGCCTGCTTCCGCCTGCTTGGCGAGCAGCTTCACTTCGGCCTCAACAAGCTGGGTATAATTCGGAATAAACGTATGGACATTTTCCGTCTGCCCTGCCCGCAGCTTCGCGCGTCCGAGCTGCGCCAGCCAGCGGCCTTCCAAATCGTAAGGCAGCAGCTCTACCTGTACGCCCGCCGCCCGGCACTGCTCGCGCAAACGCTCCGCTTCCTCCAGATGCAGCTTCAAGTCGCCCGTCACGTAAATGCGCTGGACGCCGGCGTCTTCCTGCGCTGCCCGGCCTGCCATATCATCCGCCCAATCTTTCATCAGCCGGACGCCGTCCGCCGCAAAACAGGTCCAGCCGGCTTCAGCCGACTGTTTGTAGCCGCCCGTATATACTTGGCCGCGCCGCGCATCCATAATCGGCAGCACCCACTCGGTTCCGGCGGATGTGCCAGCTGCTTGTCTTCCGCCGGAAAGGGCACCGGCATGCAGCCCGCCGTAAGCCATTGCCTCCAGGCTGCTGACCGCAGCCAGCGGTTTTCCCCATGCCCAGGCGAGCGTTTTGGCTGCTGCTACGGCAATGCGCATGCCCGTATACGATCCGGGACCTTGGCCGACAACGATACCGCCAAGCCCGTCCGGACTTACTCCGCTTTCGTCTAAGAGCTGCTGCAGGCGGTTAATGATTTGCACGGAATGGTTCCGTTCCGCAAACGATTGTACCTCGCTCAGCACTTGATCCCCTTGTATAACCGCCCCGGCCAAACAGGCCGTTGACGTATCAAAAGCGAGAACCGGGCGTTCTATTTCGTTACTCATTTTTTTGCTCTCCCATCTCATTCAAAACTTCGCACCAAGCGGCATACGGCTCCCCGATTCCTTTGATCCGGATCACCCTTGCATCGCCGCCTGCGTGCTCCAAAAACAGCTCAAGCCGCTCCGGCGGGAGCAGCTCTTCGATCAACCGGGCCCATTCCACAATCGTGACGCCTTCTCCGTAAAAATAATCGTCAAGCCCCAGCTCGTCCGCTTCTTCCTGCGAAAGCCGATACACATCCATATGATAAAAGGGCATTGCAAGCCCTTCGTATTCTTTAATAATCGTAAAGGTTGGGCTGTTCACCACCGCCTTTACGCCAATCGCCGCAGCAAACGCTTGCGAGAACGTTGTTTTGCCCGCGCCTAAATCGCCGTCCAAGGCGAGCACCGTTCCCGGTCTCGACCATTCTGCCAGCAGCCGCGCCAGCTCCGCCGTTTGTTCGCGGCCGGCAGCATGCCATATGGCTTCGCTTGTTGTCTCCATATCGTTAACACACCCATCCATGTTACGCAAAATGATTGTATCCCCGCTTCGCCAGCGGAATCCGTCTAACCGCCTTGGAGCCGCTCCAGCCTGACGCTTCCGCGATCAGCTCCACCCCGGGCTCGCCCGCCTCCGTCTCGCCGATTATAAAAAACGGCAGCCCTTCCCGGCGGAACAACTCCTGCAATGGCTTGGCATCCTCGGCGGCGGCCGTGCCAATCATGGCATAATCTTCGCCGCCGTACAGCATCCACTCCAGCGGCTGAACGCCGGCATCGCGGGCGTAAGCCGCAAGGCTTCCCGCGAGCGGCAAATCCCGCTCGCGAAGTACAAGCCGAAGCCCTGACGCTTCGGCGATTTCCCATGCTTCGCTGGCGAGGCCATCGCTCACATCGTTGAGCGCGGTGCATGTCCCGCGCTCCAGCAGCAGGCGGCCCGCCCGCACCGAAGGCGCCGGGCGGCGATGCGCCTGGACAAGCGCGGCCGCCGCTTCGCCGCAGGCGGCCGCAGGTACAGCGCCCTCGCCCGCATGCGGTTGGGCGAGCAGCGCATGCAGCCCGGCCGCGGACATGCCGACGGGGCCGGTCACAAAGACGGCATCGCCGGGACGGCTGCCGGTGCGGCGCAACGCGCGGCCCGCTTCGACGGCGCCAAGCACTGTGACGGCGACGACGAGATGCTGCGGCGACGAGGTCGTGTCGCCGCCGGCCACCGCTACGCCGTATCGTTCGGCGCAGGCGTACAGTCCGTCGTACAGCCGGCGCACCCGCTCCGGACCGAAGCTTCGGGGCACACTAACCGATACAAGCGCCTGCAGCGGAATGCCGCCCATCGCCGCAATATCGCTCACATTGGCGGCGAGCGCCTTGTAGCCGATATCTTCGTCCATCATCGTTGCCGCATTAAAATGGACCGTCTCCACCATCGTATCTACCGCAGCGACGATTTGGCGCGGACCAGTCAAACCATCTATCGGCACAGCCGGATCAAGCAATGCGGCATCGTCGCCAATGCCGAGCACAACGCCCCGCTGCTGCTGCCACTGCTTCGCCTGGCGGCCTTCCGTCCAAAGCCGAATGCTAGCAAATTCATCCACTTACAGTTTCCTCCGGCTTCCTAATGAATATTCCGTTTTTTGAACCGGCCGCCCTTCACATCGTGAATATTGCCTACCGCCAAAAACGAAGAAGGATCCAGCTCTTCGACGATCAATTTCAGCTTCGCTTCCTCAAGCCGGTTAATGACCACAAAGATCACTTTTTTGGAGCCGCCGGTAAACCCGCCTTCGCCGTTCAAATACGTAACGCCCCGCCCAAGGCGGTTCATGATGGCCGATCCGATCTCCTGCCATTCCTCGCTGATGATCCATACCGACTTCGATTCGTCAAAACCTTCAATGGCAATATCAATCATTTTATAAGCGATAAAGTAGGCAATAAGCGAATACATCGCACTGTCCCAGCCAAATACAAAACCTGCGCTTGATAGTATAAAAAAGTTAAAAAACATCACCACTTCGCCAACCGAAAACGGCAGTTTTTTCACCAGCAGTATCGCTGCAATTTCCGTGCCGTCCAGCGACCCGCCGAAACGAATAACAATGCCGACCCCCATCCCGAGCACAAGGCCGCCGAATATCGACGCTAAAAATAAGTTAGGCGTGAGCGGGGCGACAGGGTGAAGGAAATAAGTGCCGAGCGACATGACGGTAACGCCGTACAACGTCGATAAAGTAAAAGTTTTCCCAATCTGCTTATAGCCGATGATGAGAAACGGGATGTTAAGTACAAATAAAAAAAGTCCGAGGGGTACCTGCATCACATGAGCCAAAAGAATGGAAATCCCTGTAATCCCGCCGTCAATAATATGATTCGGAACGAGAAAAATTTCCAGGCCGACAGACATCAATAATGCGCCGATTGTAATAAAAAGCGCCCGCCGCGCCACAGTTAAAGCCGATAAACGATGATGCTGTTTGGTCTGTGTCATGGGCTGCATACCTACGCCTCCTCTTGAGACCCGATTTCTATTATTTTACCCCATGCGCATTTGAAATCATAGCTGTTGGTACTTTCGTCCGCATAAAAATATCGTTTCATAGCGCTGAAACGGCAAAAGGACAGCCCCTCTTAATAGACAGAGGCTGTCCCGCGCTACAACAAGTCCGCAAACACCGGCTACATTTCTTTGACAATCGTAATATGCACTTCATCTTTTAACTCCAACTCATACGGTTCCTTGGGCAGCGTTCCGTTCGCTTCCATAATAATCCGC encodes the following:
- the tsaE gene encoding tRNA (adenosine(37)-N6)-threonylcarbamoyltransferase complex ATPase subunit type 1 TsaE translates to METTSEAIWHAAGREQTAELARLLAEWSRPGTVLALDGDLGAGKTTFSQAFAAAIGVKAVVNSPTFTIIKEYEGLAMPFYHMDVYRLSQEEADELGLDDYFYGEGVTIVEWARLIEELLPPERLELFLEHAGGDARVIRIKGIGEPYAAWCEVLNEMGEQKNE
- the rimI gene encoding ribosomal protein S18-alanine N-acetyltransferase, which produces MTGAERNVLFRPMVLADIPAVEEIEQEAFATPWTSDAFTNELTNNMFAKYIVMESGGELIGYGGMWVIVDEAHVTNVAIRSDCRGQGFGRLLMSELQHKAVFYGAERMTLEVRVSNTVAQNLYRKLGFEPSGVRPGYYSDNNEDALIMWAELERNIIA
- the tsaB gene encoding tRNA (adenosine(37)-N6)-threonylcarbamoyltransferase complex dimerization subunit type 1 TsaB — encoded protein: MSNEIERPVLAFDTSTACLAGAVIQGDQVLSEVQSFAERNHSVQIINRLQQLLDESGVSPDGLGGIVVGQGPGSYTGMRIAVAAAKTLAWAWGKPLAAVSSLEAMAYGGLHAGALSGGRQAAGTSAGTEWVLPIMDARRGQVYTGGYKQSAEAGWTCFAADGVRLMKDWADDMAGRAAQEDAGVQRIYVTGDLKLHLEEAERLREQCRAAGVQVELLPYDLEGRWLAQLGRAKLRAGQTENVHTFIPNYTQLVEAEVKLLAKQAEAGQP
- a CDS encoding YitT family protein, with product MTQTKQHHRLSALTVARRALFITIGALLMSVGLEIFLVPNHIIDGGITGISILLAHVMQVPLGLFLFVLNIPFLIIGYKQIGKTFTLSTLYGVTVMSLGTYFLHPVAPLTPNLFLASIFGGLVLGMGVGIVIRFGGSLDGTEIAAILLVKKLPFSVGEVVMFFNFFILSSAGFVFGWDSAMYSLIAYFIAYKMIDIAIEGFDESKSVWIISEEWQEIGSAIMNRLGRGVTYLNGEGGFTGGSKKVIFVVINRLEEAKLKLIVEELDPSSFLAVGNIHDVKGGRFKKRNIH
- the thiL gene encoding thiamine-phosphate kinase — protein: MDEFASIRLWTEGRQAKQWQQQRGVVLGIGDDAALLDPAVPIDGLTGPRQIVAAVDTMVETVHFNAATMMDEDIGYKALAANVSDIAAMGGIPLQALVSVSVPRSFGPERVRRLYDGLYACAERYGVAVAGGDTTSSPQHLVVAVTVLGAVEAGRALRRTGSRPGDAVFVTGPVGMSAAGLHALLAQPHAGEGAVPAAACGEAAAALVQAHRRPAPSVRAGRLLLERGTCTALNDVSDGLASEAWEIAEASGLRLVLRERDLPLAGSLAAYARDAGVQPLEWMLYGGEDYAMIGTAAAEDAKPLQELFRREGLPFFIIGETEAGEPGVELIAEASGWSGSKAVRRIPLAKRGYNHFA